One part of the Marispirochaeta sp. genome encodes these proteins:
- the dnaB gene encoding replicative DNA helicase, whose amino-acid sequence MPERLKDSVPPHNVEAEKAVLGAVFLNPDTFGTVLEQLRSRDFFKTGHRKIFDAMVSLFNKGETMDLITVTDELRNQGELESAGGLGYVSALTDATPTSANIIYYSGIVRSLSLRRNLLNIAHEMISDAQNDTIQTREIIEEAERRIFDIAEENPTGHYKTAGEVIARTIEAIERLYHTKDSFTGIPSGFADLDKMTSGFQKSEFIVIGARPSVGKTALALTMASNMAIRSKRPIGFFTLEMSDMALMQRLVAAEARIASDILRTGMLKPSDFHKLTEAAGRIYEAPLFIDDSPNIKLLDLRAQARRMRQQEKVEAIFVDYIGLVEPENKFNVPRHEQVAETSRSLKSLARELDIPIICLSQVGRQSEGKAPSLADLRESGSIEQDADVVMFLHRDRGEKEGTQDVNNVETELIVAKQRNGPVGTIKVAFIPKFTKFEAFSYEKV is encoded by the coding sequence ATGCCTGAACGCCTGAAAGATTCAGTTCCGCCCCATAATGTAGAGGCCGAAAAGGCCGTACTCGGGGCGGTGTTTTTAAATCCCGATACATTTGGAACCGTTCTGGAGCAGCTCCGCAGCAGGGATTTTTTCAAGACCGGTCACCGAAAGATTTTCGATGCTATGGTTTCTCTTTTCAACAAGGGAGAAACCATGGATCTTATTACCGTAACAGATGAACTTCGTAACCAGGGAGAACTGGAATCCGCCGGGGGATTGGGCTACGTTTCTGCCTTGACCGATGCGACCCCCACCAGTGCTAACATAATCTACTACAGCGGGATTGTCCGGTCCTTAAGTCTCAGGCGTAATCTTCTTAATATTGCCCATGAGATGATCTCTGATGCACAGAACGATACGATTCAAACCCGGGAGATTATCGAAGAGGCGGAACGCCGGATATTTGATATTGCCGAGGAGAATCCTACCGGGCATTATAAAACCGCCGGTGAAGTAATCGCACGGACCATCGAAGCTATAGAAAGGCTGTATCATACCAAGGACAGTTTTACCGGAATCCCTTCCGGTTTTGCAGATCTGGATAAGATGACATCGGGTTTTCAAAAATCCGAGTTTATTGTCATTGGAGCCCGTCCCTCGGTGGGAAAAACTGCACTGGCCCTGACAATGGCATCCAACATGGCAATACGCTCCAAAAGACCGATTGGTTTTTTTACCCTTGAAATGTCAGATATGGCCCTTATGCAGCGTCTTGTGGCTGCAGAAGCACGGATTGCCTCGGATATTCTGAGGACTGGAATGCTTAAACCCTCGGATTTTCACAAACTGACAGAGGCTGCGGGGCGAATTTACGAGGCGCCCTTGTTTATAGATGACTCCCCGAATATCAAGTTGCTTGACCTTCGGGCACAGGCTCGGCGGATGCGGCAACAGGAAAAGGTGGAGGCTATCTTTGTAGACTATATTGGCCTGGTTGAACCGGAAAATAAATTCAACGTTCCCCGGCACGAGCAGGTTGCCGAAACCTCACGCTCTCTGAAGTCTCTGGCCAGGGAGCTGGATATTCCAATTATCTGTCTTTCCCAGGTTGGCAGGCAATCAGAAGGAAAAGCCCCGTCGCTGGCTGACCTGCGGGAATCGGGTTCCATTGAGCAGGATGCCGACGTTGTCATGTTTCTCCATCGCGACCGGGGAGAAAAAGAGGGGACCCAGGACGTTAATAACGTGGAAACCGAGCTTATTGTTGCCAAGCAGAGAAACGGTCCTGTAGGAACAATCAAGGTAGCTTTCATACCAAAGTTTACGAAATTCGAAGCCTTCAGTTATGAAAAGGTTTAG
- the rpsF gene encoding 30S ribosomal protein S6: MREYELTVIFRAEDDAYKNGYENLKKLMEKHGFTPSKDEDMGVRDLAYPIKKTERGHYRYLEISAAPEKVADVDKELKLVQDVLKFLFVRKES, from the coding sequence TTGAGAGAGTACGAATTGACGGTCATTTTCCGTGCGGAAGATGACGCCTACAAGAACGGCTATGAGAACCTGAAAAAACTGATGGAAAAACACGGTTTTACCCCATCCAAGGATGAGGACATGGGCGTTCGTGATCTTGCCTATCCCATTAAAAAAACCGAGCGCGGCCATTACCGCTATCTGGAGATTTCTGCAGCCCCCGAAAAGGTCGCAGATGTCGACAAGGAGCTTAAACTCGTTCAAGACGTTCTGAAGTTCCTTTTTGTCAGAAAAGAATCCTGA
- the rpsR gene encoding 30S ribosomal protein S18, which translates to MSSEDNQNRGREDDGRQDEGRDGGRGFRRGGGKPFFRRKVCKFCTQNILPDYKNPDALRRFITERGKILPRRITGTCAKHQRALSLEIKKARVLAYLPFVKK; encoded by the coding sequence ATGAGTTCTGAAGATAATCAGAATAGAGGACGAGAAGACGACGGCCGGCAGGATGAGGGCCGGGACGGAGGCCGCGGTTTTCGCCGGGGCGGTGGAAAACCTTTTTTTCGGCGCAAGGTATGCAAGTTCTGCACGCAAAACATCCTCCCGGATTACAAGAATCCCGATGCGCTGCGTCGGTTTATAACGGAACGGGGAAAGATTCTTCCCAGAAGAATCACCGGTACCTGTGCCAAGCATCAGCGTGCTCTTTCCCTGGAGATTAAAAAGGCCCGCGTTCTTGCCTATCTTCCCTTTGTGAAGAAATAG
- the rplI gene encoding 50S ribosomal protein L9 produces MKIILKEDVYNLGEEGDVRVVKPGYARNFLIPQGLAVPFTKGNAAMFEQRRETIEKRKEEKRNAAMGLKERIETLELKIPMPAGDSGKLFGSVTNATVADALAKEGVHVERKKIDLVEHSVKMIGKHKARVKLYESNLAELQFTVVDEKTGASEPKGSVKAEKEPSVKEEAVEEAGDGVDEEDIGEETAVAESTVTEDSIKEEVGEEE; encoded by the coding sequence ATGAAGATTATTCTCAAAGAAGATGTGTATAACCTTGGGGAAGAGGGGGACGTTCGGGTTGTCAAACCCGGATACGCCCGGAATTTTTTAATTCCTCAGGGATTGGCGGTTCCTTTTACCAAAGGAAACGCGGCAATGTTTGAACAGCGGCGTGAGACCATCGAAAAGCGGAAGGAAGAAAAACGGAACGCCGCCATGGGACTTAAGGAGCGGATTGAAACCCTGGAACTGAAGATTCCCATGCCCGCTGGTGACAGCGGCAAGCTCTTCGGCTCCGTTACAAATGCCACCGTTGCAGATGCTCTTGCAAAGGAAGGCGTCCACGTAGAGCGTAAGAAGATTGACCTTGTTGAGCATTCAGTAAAGATGATTGGTAAGCACAAGGCCCGGGTAAAGCTTTATGAAAGCAATCTCGCGGAGCTTCAGTTTACCGTGGTTGATGAAAAAACCGGTGCATCCGAGCCCAAAGGTTCTGTGAAAGCGGAAAAAGAGCCTTCTGTAAAAGAGGAAGCCGTAGAAGAAGCTGGCGACGGTGTCGATGAAGAGGACATCGGAGAAGAAACTGCAGTGGCCGAAAGTACGGTGACCGAAGATAGTATAAAGGAAGAAGTCGGCGAGGAAGAGTAG
- the ssb gene encoding single-stranded DNA-binding protein, producing the protein MANLNHVVLIGRLTRDSELKYTNSGMAVARLSIAVNRRKRSGDQWTEEANFFDITVFGKTAENLSQYLVKGKEIAVEGELRQSRWEQDGQPRSKVEVVANNVQLLGGPKGGESRGSSQSYGNDKVERYSPSGGDDGFEDDIPF; encoded by the coding sequence ATGGCGAATTTGAATCATGTAGTACTGATAGGTCGGCTAACCCGGGATTCGGAATTGAAGTATACCAACTCCGGTATGGCCGTTGCCCGCCTGTCCATTGCTGTGAACCGAAGGAAGAGGTCGGGGGATCAGTGGACGGAGGAAGCAAATTTCTTCGATATTACGGTATTCGGAAAAACCGCGGAGAACCTGTCACAGTATCTGGTAAAAGGCAAGGAGATTGCCGTGGAAGGAGAGCTGCGGCAAAGCCGGTGGGAACAGGACGGACAACCGAGAAGCAAGGTTGAAGTAGTTGCCAACAACGTTCAGCTTCTTGGCGGACCCAAGGGAGGAGAATCCCGGGGTTCATCCCAATCCTATGGAAATGACAAGGTAGAGCGATACTCGCCGAGCGGCGGGGACGACGGTTTCGAGGACGATATACCTTTTTAA